From Equus asinus isolate D_3611 breed Donkey chromosome 14, EquAss-T2T_v2, whole genome shotgun sequence, one genomic window encodes:
- the CLDN3 gene encoding claudin-3: MSMGLEITGTSLGVLGWVGTIVCCALPMWRVSAFIGSSIITAQITWEGLWMNCVVQSTGQMQCKVYDSLLALPQDLQAARALIVVAILVAAFGLFVALVGAQCTNCVQDDTTKAKITIVAGVLYLLAAVLTLVPVSWSANTIIRDFYNPLVPEAQKREMGAGLYVGWAAAALQLLGGALLCCSCPPREKKYAPAKILYSAPRSTGGGTGTAYDRKDYV, translated from the coding sequence ATGTCCATGGGCCTGGAGATCACGGGCACCTCGCTGGGCGTGCTGGGCTGGGTGGGCACCATCGTGTGCTGCGCGCTGCCCATGTGGCGCGTATCGGCCTTCATCGGCAGCAGCATCATCACGGCGCAGATCACCTGGGAGGGCCTGTGGATGAACTGCGTGGTACAGAGCACGGGCCAGATGCAGTGCAAGGTGTACGACTCGCTGCTGGCGCTGCCGCAGGACCTGCAGGCCGCCCGCGCCCTGATCGTCGTCGCCATCCTGGTGGCCGCCTTCGGGCTCTTCGTGGCGCTCGTGGGCGCCCAGTGCACCAACTGCGTGCAGGACGACACGACCAAGGCCAAGATCACCATCGTGGCGGGCGTGCTTTACCTGCTGGCCGCCGTGCTCACCCTCGTGCCGGTGTCCTGGTCGGCCAACACCATCATCCGGGACTTCTACAACCCCCTGGTGCCCGAGGCGCAGAAGCGCGAGATGGGCGCCGGCCTGTACGTGGGCTGGGCGGCCGCGGCGCTGCAGCTGCTGGGGGGCGCGCTGCTCTGCTGCTCGTGCCCGCCGCGCGAGAAGAAATATGCGCCCGCCAAGATCCTCTACTCGGCGCCGCGCTCCACCGGCGGCGGCACGGGCACCGCCTACGACCGCAAGGACTATGTCTGA